One genomic window of Laspinema palackyanum D2c includes the following:
- a CDS encoding deaminase domain-containing protein, producing MFSEVETLIKERLQQGGTKIRDRYLNKPFPKSNVAIAEVHLNNEILFCVGGTSKGGKKSPIPKPQSKSEGGQFEPIQDSRTARVMDTDAEYKVLSVIGDVFDRYYSLQVEGKVYLYTELEPCQSCTHIIKQFEQKFPNIEVKLFWDHPYLPN from the coding sequence GTGTTTTCAGAAGTAGAAACCCTAATCAAGGAGCGTTTGCAACAGGGTGGTACCAAAATTCGAGATAGATACCTTAACAAACCCTTTCCTAAATCGAATGTTGCGATTGCTGAAGTCCATCTAAACAATGAAATACTGTTTTGTGTAGGAGGCACATCAAAAGGAGGAAAAAAAAGCCCTATTCCTAAACCCCAGTCTAAGTCAGAAGGGGGACAATTTGAGCCAATTCAAGATTCTCGTACTGCAAGGGTAATGGATACAGATGCCGAATATAAAGTATTATCAGTGATCGGCGATGTATTTGACAGATACTATTCTCTTCAAGTAGAAGGAAAAGTTTATCTTTACACCGAACTAGAACCTTGTCAAAGTTGTACCCATATCATTAAGCAGTTTGAGCAAAAATTCCCGAATATAGAGGTCAAACTCTTTTGGGACCATCCCTATTTACCCAATTGA